Proteins found in one Mycoplasma ovis str. Michigan genomic segment:
- the lysS gene encoding lysine--tRNA ligase codes for MQEDQNTKRKINDQEEVRRKKLEELKAIGEDAYSSENLVPSHSIKEVTDLSDKYLDQQLSLCGRVIAIRGPFFVIKENNRKIQIYINLKEENSQNIHSYFEKYIDIGDYVYAFGTLFVTHKGTLSLKAQQLKIISKSLKPLPEKWSGIQNPELAIRNRVGNLILNEELFNKLSLRAQIISELRRYLDHLGYLEFETPTLHKIPGGASARPFKTHHNTLKEDLYLRIAPELYLKKLIISGWTHIYEIGKSFRNEGIDNFHNPEFSSIEIYSTYLGLDETMDLTEKIIINLFDKFLTPERKHLFKKFDRKPMWELVKEKTGFDFYNNPPTLLQAIQKSNELGIELNEKDKQSLSRIYEKFFEELASEELKNPTLVYGFSSECSPLAKKDNSNNFFSRRFELYIEGKEIANGFEEQNDPAIQEEQFKKQINSESEFELKLDYDYLSALEYGLPPTGGVGIGLDRLMMLILDSKSIKEVISFPYLKG; via the coding sequence TTGCAAGAAGATCAAAACACTAAAAGAAAGATCAACGATCAAGAAGAAGTTAGAAGAAAGAAATTAGAGGAACTTAAAGCCATTGGAGAAGATGCTTATTCATCTGAAAATTTAGTTCCTAGTCACTCAATAAAAGAGGTTACAGATTTATCAGATAAGTATTTAGATCAACAATTATCTTTATGTGGAAGAGTTATTGCCATTAGAGGCCCCTTCTTTGTAATTAAGGAAAATAATAGGAAGATACAAATTTATATAAATTTAAAAGAAGAAAATTCTCAAAATATACACAGTTATTTTGAGAAATATATAGATATAGGAGATTATGTATATGCATTTGGAACATTATTTGTAACTCACAAGGGAACTCTTTCTCTAAAAGCTCAACAATTAAAAATAATTTCTAAATCATTAAAGCCTTTGCCAGAAAAATGATCTGGAATACAAAATCCTGAGTTGGCAATCAGAAACAGAGTAGGTAATTTAATACTTAATGAAGAACTTTTTAATAAGTTGAGCCTAAGAGCTCAAATTATTAGTGAACTTAGAAGATATTTAGATCATTTAGGTTACTTAGAATTCGAGACTCCAACTTTACACAAAATCCCCGGAGGAGCCTCTGCAAGACCATTTAAAACTCACCATAATACTTTAAAAGAAGATCTTTATTTAAGAATTGCTCCTGAACTGTATTTGAAAAAACTAATAATTTCAGGGTGAACACACATTTATGAAATAGGTAAGTCTTTTAGAAATGAAGGAATAGATAATTTTCATAATCCTGAATTTAGTTCTATAGAAATCTATAGTACTTATTTAGGTCTCGATGAAACTATGGATCTCACTGAGAAAATAATTATCAATTTATTTGATAAATTTCTAACTCCAGAAAGAAAACATTTATTTAAAAAGTTTGATCGTAAACCTATGTGAGAATTGGTTAAGGAAAAAACAGGATTTGATTTTTACAATAATCCTCCAACACTGTTGCAGGCTATACAAAAATCAAATGAACTAGGTATAGAACTAAATGAAAAAGACAAACAAAGCTTGTCTAGAATATATGAAAAATTTTTTGAGGAACTTGCTTCAGAAGAATTAAAAAACCCTACGTTGGTATATGGATTTAGTTCTGAATGCTCGCCATTGGCAAAAAAAGACAATTCAAATAATTTTTTTTCCAGAAGATTTGAGTTGTATATTGAAGGAAAAGAAATTGCAAATGGATTTGAAGAACAAAATGATCCAGCCATACAAGAAGAGCAATTTAAAAAACAAATCAATTCTGAATCAGAATTTGAACTTAAGTTGGACTACGATTACCTTTCAGCCCTAGAATATGGGTTACCCCCAACTGGAGGAGTGGGAATAGGGCTTGATAGATTGATGATGTTGATCTTGGACAGCAAATCTATTAAAGAAGTAATTTCTTTTCCATACCTTAAGGGTTAG
- a CDS encoding DNA polymerase III subunit alpha, protein MPWGDQEYYLANSDLENGIYIRENLFLNKSDYESFALVNAIKNESSFDQELELNSYLRNNFLIQEDYSPNTHRNWVRNLLKILKSCEYYPISQTNNLDSQEDNREEIIHFCKCRLSEYLKNIENQTQYLKRFEIEIELFDLKKYWNYLFIFFKLLQYIKEKEILTSAGRGSAASSLIIFLLGITQVDPLKYGLLLDRFLNISSERVPDLDLDIESLRKQELLDYLGQYFGRENFVIPLIQKKIKNINLISHTLSKVITNYQDSSNKKLLNKLVNLPYLYQPHPSSLIPINSNVPPLLHISDEFVLSFPVAYLEYNLSSYFHLQKFDILSSPYLDFISAILKKIHKNRDIKLKTSEINLTDSKTYELIASGATYYLFHLENAMLKRSLNQFKPKSISDLAQLISVIRPGINKHIGKFLTYSPNQKLSFGAKVNEILSETRGIILYQEQIMSIISIVLNIPLYQTDKYRVALQKKDISKLEILKEEFLSLISKNSSYSKIEHIQIWEFIKSFGEYSFNKAHAIGYALSAYQAAYLKANFSEEFFLTLVEKEGITDQFLKELIKVGYQLEIPHLSTKVEYLGNFYQDQKIFQIGFNVLKNINSEFCHRLKNFLTKTNQEIKRKNLKEIIFLLLDEGFSQSEILSLNYFNWFRKIFKLEESQLFLHYNLDSLKDEWLFGFTQQTSSLKTSFTKEEIDEFKKHQNENLRIDLRVFNLPI, encoded by the coding sequence TTGCCATGAGGAGACCAAGAATATTATTTAGCTAATTCTGATTTGGAAAATGGAATTTATATAAGAGAAAATCTCTTCTTAAATAAATCGGATTATGAATCTTTTGCGCTAGTTAATGCAATTAAGAATGAATCTTCTTTTGATCAGGAATTAGAACTTAATTCCTACTTAAGGAATAATTTCTTAATTCAAGAAGATTATTCTCCAAATACTCACAGAAATTGAGTTAGAAATCTTCTGAAGATACTTAAAAGTTGTGAGTATTATCCGATAAGTCAAACAAATAATTTAGATTCACAAGAGGATAATAGAGAGGAAATAATTCATTTTTGTAAGTGTAGATTATCTGAATATCTTAAGAATATTGAGAATCAAACTCAATATCTTAAAAGATTTGAGATAGAAATAGAACTATTTGATCTCAAAAAATATTGAAATTATCTATTCATTTTCTTCAAGTTACTTCAATACATCAAAGAAAAAGAAATATTAACTAGTGCAGGAAGGGGTTCAGCTGCAAGTAGCTTAATTATTTTTTTATTGGGAATTACCCAAGTAGATCCTTTGAAATATGGATTATTGTTGGATAGATTCTTAAATATATCTTCCGAAAGAGTTCCCGATTTGGACTTAGACATTGAAAGTCTTAGAAAACAGGAATTATTAGATTATTTGGGACAATACTTCGGGAGAGAAAACTTTGTAATCCCTCTAATTCAAAAGAAGATAAAAAATATCAACTTAATTAGTCACACTTTATCTAAAGTGATTACTAATTATCAAGATTCTTCTAATAAGAAACTGTTGAACAAATTAGTTAATTTGCCTTATCTTTATCAACCTCACCCCTCTTCTTTAATTCCCATAAACTCCAATGTTCCCCCTTTATTACATATTTCCGATGAATTTGTACTCTCCTTTCCAGTCGCCTATCTGGAATACAATTTATCTTCTTACTTTCATCTTCAAAAGTTTGACATTCTTTCTTCCCCCTATTTAGATTTCATTTCTGCAATTCTCAAAAAGATACACAAAAATAGGGATATAAAGTTAAAGACTTCTGAAATAAATCTCACTGATTCAAAAACTTATGAGTTGATAGCTTCCGGAGCTACTTATTATCTTTTTCACTTAGAAAATGCAATGCTGAAAAGATCTTTGAATCAATTTAAGCCCAAATCAATTTCAGATTTAGCACAATTGATTTCAGTCATAAGGCCTGGAATTAATAAACATATTGGAAAATTTTTAACTTATAGTCCCAACCAAAAATTATCTTTTGGAGCCAAAGTTAATGAGATTCTCTCTGAAACTAGGGGAATAATACTTTATCAAGAGCAAATAATGTCCATTATTTCTATTGTTCTAAATATTCCCCTCTATCAAACGGATAAATATAGAGTGGCTTTACAAAAGAAAGACATATCTAAGCTAGAGATACTTAAGGAAGAATTTTTAAGTCTTATATCTAAAAATTCTTCTTATTCCAAGATAGAACACATTCAAATATGAGAATTTATTAAATCTTTTGGGGAGTATAGCTTCAATAAGGCACACGCAATTGGCTATGCACTATCAGCTTATCAGGCGGCATATTTAAAGGCCAATTTCAGTGAAGAGTTTTTTTTAACTCTTGTAGAAAAGGAGGGAATAACTGATCAATTTCTAAAGGAATTAATTAAAGTAGGATATCAATTGGAGATACCACATTTATCCACTAAAGTAGAATATTTGGGGAATTTTTACCAAGACCAAAAAATTTTTCAAATAGGATTTAACGTTTTAAAAAACATTAATTCCGAATTTTGTCATAGACTTAAAAATTTTTTAACCAAAACTAATCAAGAAATAAAGAGAAAAAATTTAAAAGAAATTATTTTTCTACTTCTGGATGAAGGTTTTTCTCAAAGTGAAATTCTGTCCTTAAATTATTTCAATTGATTTAGGAAAATATTTAAGTTAGAAGAGTCGCAACTTTTTCTGCACTATAATTTAGATTCTTTAAAAGATGAGTGGCTTTTTGGATTTACTCAACAAACAAGTTCCTTAAAAACATCTTTCACTAAAGAGGAAATAGATGAATTTAAAAAACACCAGAATGAAAATTTAAGAATTGATCTAAGAGTTTTTAATTTGCCAATTTAA
- a CDS encoding 5'-3' exonuclease, whose amino-acid sequence MIKRALIIDGSSMIHRCFHSVNTKENNLSSEKLRENFFSLFSYQLRKLINLNKYIFGLLAFDIDRKSFRTEILPSYKDQRPPMPQELLDWFPEILEKSKAIGINYAFAPKGFEADDLIGTVSKQLAKADYRVDIVSTDKDLLQLVDYLISMFRVKSSFQLEVNNHMNFAELNEGLLPLQIPLFKALSGDSSDNYSGIPGIGEKNANKLVKEYQTKERLVSSLSKLPEGKIKRSLQENLETLDKCLKLSTIQTEIKFKYSLSDFTLSVENNSRIRKSN is encoded by the coding sequence TTGATTAAGAGAGCCTTAATCATAGATGGAAGTTCTATGATACATCGATGTTTTCACTCTGTGAATACTAAAGAAAATAATTTAAGTTCCGAAAAGTTAAGGGAGAATTTTTTTAGCTTATTTTCTTATCAATTGAGAAAGTTAATCAACTTAAACAAATATATTTTTGGACTGTTAGCCTTTGATATTGATAGAAAAAGTTTTAGAACAGAAATTCTTCCTAGCTATAAAGATCAAAGGCCTCCAATGCCTCAAGAATTGTTAGATTGATTTCCTGAAATTCTTGAAAAATCAAAAGCAATAGGCATAAACTATGCCTTCGCCCCCAAGGGATTTGAGGCAGATGATTTAATTGGGACAGTCTCTAAGCAGTTAGCTAAAGCGGACTACAGAGTGGATATTGTTTCCACCGACAAAGACCTACTTCAATTAGTTGATTATTTAATTTCCATGTTTAGGGTGAAAAGCTCTTTTCAGCTGGAGGTGAATAATCATATGAATTTTGCAGAACTTAATGAAGGGCTTTTGCCTTTGCAAATACCTTTATTTAAGGCTTTATCTGGAGATTCCAGCGATAACTACTCGGGAATACCTGGAATAGGCGAAAAAAATGCAAATAAATTAGTTAAGGAATATCAAACCAAAGAAAGGCTTGTATCCTCATTGAGTAAATTACCAGAGGGAAAAATTAAAAGATCTTTACAAGAAAATTTAGAAACTTTAGACAAATGCCTAAAGTTATCTACTATTCAGACCGAAATTAAATTTAAATATAGCTTGTCAGACTTTACTCTTTCAGTTGAAAATAATAGTAGGATTAGGAAATCCAACTAG
- the pth gene encoding aminoacyl-tRNA hydrolase: MKIIVGLGNPTREYENTRHNVGFQVLDQIHSQLGCSPFGLVGGSLVSQNNSWKGNSFILCKPYEYMNSSGEALKKTLRYLKLNFENVLLIYDELDIEMGKYKLLKRKENKIKHLGVRNVELSFPLSECLKLKVGIRPKINRSLVIRDYVMGELTFEEKETLDQLNVSIIEVVKRFLSLGEKELKDPINYLKNKTFYAIFARRSN, translated from the coding sequence TTGAAAATAATAGTAGGATTAGGAAATCCAACTAGAGAATATGAGAATACTAGACATAACGTTGGATTCCAAGTCTTAGATCAAATACATTCCCAATTGGGGTGTTCCCCATTTGGGTTAGTCGGAGGATCTTTAGTTTCTCAGAATAATTCTTGAAAAGGGAATTCTTTTATTCTCTGCAAACCTTATGAATATATGAATAGTTCAGGAGAAGCCTTAAAAAAAACATTAAGGTACTTGAAACTTAACTTTGAAAATGTTTTATTGATCTATGATGAACTGGATATTGAAATGGGTAAATACAAGTTACTCAAAAGGAAGGAAAACAAAATAAAACATTTGGGAGTTAGAAATGTAGAGTTATCATTTCCACTTTCAGAATGTCTCAAGTTAAAAGTAGGAATTAGGCCCAAAATCAACAGAAGTTTAGTAATCAGGGATTATGTGATGGGGGAGTTAACTTTCGAAGAAAAAGAAACTTTGGATCAACTTAATGTTTCGATTATTGAAGTGGTCAAAAGGTTTCTCTCTCTTGGCGAAAAAGAACTAAAAGATCCAATTAATTACCTCAAAAATAAAACTTTTTATGCTATTTTTGCGAGGAGAAGTAATTAA
- the rpmF gene encoding 50S ribosomal protein L32: protein MRNSHLGIHSLAPLSKCSKCAEHVRLHRVCKCGHYRNKKMF, encoded by the coding sequence ATGAGAAACTCTCATCTCGGCATCCATTCCTTAGCTCCACTCTCTAAGTGCTCAAAATGTGCAGAACACGTTAGATTACATAGAGTATGTAAGTGCGGACATTACAGAAACAAAAAGATGTTTTAA
- the nrdF gene encoding class 1b ribonucleoside-diphosphate reductase subunit beta → MNKSFDLSSIDCWEGVNWNEISCKFNKEFWDQNVRQFWVDEEIPLSGDKLIWQSKLSKEEKEVYIKVLGSLTLLDTHQGAIGMNRICLAVPDLPTKAVLQFMGMMEQMHAKSYSSIFCTLLSTEEINELFEWVKKEPTLQKKISIVVSYYENIKDTKSLYLAMVASVFLESFLFYSGFFYMLFLSSQGLMINSGEIINLIIRDEAIHGLYVGNLASKLFQTFSSEEQAQLRKEVDKLLEDLMANEIEYTKKIYRSLNLIDEVLKFLQYNANKALQNLDLENKYEVTERDINPMIFNGLNTSTKNHDFFSTKGNGYIKTTQVEMIQDEDFLF, encoded by the coding sequence ATGAATAAGTCTTTCGATCTTAGTTCTATCGATTGTTGAGAGGGTGTTAATTGGAATGAAATTAGTTGCAAATTTAACAAAGAATTTTGAGATCAAAATGTAAGACAATTTTGAGTTGATGAGGAAATTCCCTTAAGTGGTGATAAGTTAATTTGGCAATCTAAGTTATCTAAAGAGGAAAAAGAAGTATACATCAAAGTTTTGGGCTCTTTAACTCTTTTGGACACACATCAAGGTGCAATAGGTATGAACAGAATATGTCTGGCCGTGCCAGACCTTCCAACTAAAGCTGTTCTTCAATTTATGGGAATGATGGAACAAATGCATGCCAAAAGTTATTCTTCTATCTTTTGTACTCTGTTAAGTACTGAAGAAATTAATGAATTATTTGAGTGAGTGAAAAAAGAGCCTACTCTACAAAAAAAGATCAGTATTGTTGTTTCATACTATGAAAACATTAAGGATACTAAAAGTCTTTATTTGGCAATGGTTGCTTCGGTATTTTTGGAATCCTTCTTGTTTTATTCTGGATTTTTTTATATGCTGTTTCTCTCTTCTCAAGGGTTAATGATTAACAGTGGAGAAATAATCAACTTAATCATTAGAGATGAAGCTATTCATGGACTATATGTTGGGAATTTAGCATCAAAACTTTTTCAAACTTTTAGTTCTGAGGAACAAGCTCAATTGCGAAAAGAAGTAGATAAGTTGTTGGAGGACTTAATGGCTAATGAAATTGAGTACACTAAAAAAATTTATAGGTCACTTAATTTGATTGATGAAGTTCTCAAGTTTCTTCAATACAATGCCAATAAGGCATTACAAAACTTGGATTTAGAGAACAAATATGAAGTTACTGAAAGAGACATTAATCCAATGATTTTTAACGGATTAAATACTTCCACAAAAAATCATGATTTCTTTTCAACTAAGGGTAATGGTTACATAAAAACTACTCAAGTTGAGATGATTCAAGACGAAGATTTTCTTTTTTAA
- the nrdI gene encoding class Ib ribonucleoside-diphosphate reductase assembly flavoprotein NrdI, which yields MIELWYASRTGKVEQIVSKLGFKNVNKLLSGEEKANKKFVIFTYTDGYGQVPSIVEDFLSKNHNLLIGVAGSGNINFGKNFCNAVNLISQKYGVPILKKFDLCGNNQLISEFRELLQKLNLH from the coding sequence TTGATAGAACTTTGATATGCCAGTAGAACAGGAAAAGTCGAACAAATAGTCTCCAAATTAGGATTTAAAAACGTAAACAAATTACTTTCAGGGGAAGAAAAAGCGAATAAGAAATTTGTAATTTTCACCTACACAGATGGCTATGGACAGGTTCCTTCCATCGTAGAAGATTTTCTTTCTAAAAATCACAATTTATTAATAGGGGTGGCTGGGAGCGGAAATATTAATTTTGGAAAAAATTTTTGCAATGCTGTAAATTTAATTAGCCAAAAATACGGAGTTCCCATATTAAAAAAATTTGATCTTTGCGGAAATAATCAATTAATCTCAGAATTCAGAGAATTATTGCAAAAACTAAATCTTCACTAA
- the nrdE gene encoding class 1b ribonucleoside-diphosphate reductase subunit alpha has product MINKSQKITNPSYYNSLIFNNQVTLQSEDGFFCLNKDILAIQEYQKYISEQEKYSHKKRGYERIKWLIDTEYYLPQLIEKYSEEEINQLTEEVYGVGFQWRSYISISKFFESFVLKSNCGKYILESYEDRVIVTSLFLGNGDFKLAQKIANLIIRQIYQPATPTFSNAGKKRSGMLVSCFLLEAEDSINSINYIISTSMQLSKIGGGVAINLSKLRGRGASIKQIDSTASGILPVLKILENVFDYADQLGMRRGSGAVYLNIFHYDLIDFIDCKKINADEKSRIQTLSIGLIVPDKFLQLATENKNFFIFEPNTVYQKYRLSLPDLDFNYWYDILANDESLLKKELSARAILTKIAQVQFESGYPYVIFIDNANKKNPLKNIGKIKMSNLCTEIFQNQESSTIGDYGLGDIIRNDVSCNLASLNLVNVFENGNLEEITDLSMRALSAVSDLTSITNAPSIRKANEEFRSVGLGVLNFTGLLLKNGLEYDAPETLEIANVFFAALNYYSLLASSKLAQERKISFKEFENTDYYTGAYFEKYISNSYLPKSPKVIEIFKNMKLPTQEDWVNLKDFVKKNGLYNAYRLAIAPTQSISYLQGATASIQPIISPIETRMYGSSITYFPMPFLSKDNYHLYKSAYLLDQKKLIDLSAVIQEHVDQGISTVLYVTNNSTTRDLAKLYLYAHHKGLKSLYYVRTKNLQPTECCSCQA; this is encoded by the coding sequence GTGATTAATAAATCTCAAAAAATTACTAACCCTTCTTACTACAACTCACTAATTTTTAATAATCAAGTAACTCTTCAGAGTGAAGATGGTTTTTTTTGCTTAAACAAAGATATTCTTGCAATCCAAGAGTATCAAAAATATATCTCTGAACAAGAAAAATATTCCCATAAAAAAAGAGGTTACGAAAGAATTAAGTGATTAATTGATACTGAATACTATTTACCTCAATTAATAGAGAAATATAGTGAGGAAGAAATTAATCAATTAACAGAAGAAGTTTATGGAGTAGGTTTTCAATGAAGAAGTTATATATCCATTTCTAAATTCTTTGAAAGTTTTGTACTTAAAAGTAACTGTGGTAAGTACATTTTGGAAAGTTACGAGGATAGAGTTATTGTTACTTCATTGTTTTTGGGAAATGGAGACTTTAAATTAGCTCAGAAAATAGCAAATTTAATTATTAGACAAATTTATCAACCCGCAACACCAACTTTCTCAAATGCGGGGAAAAAAAGATCAGGAATGTTAGTTTCTTGCTTCCTTTTGGAAGCCGAAGACTCTATTAATTCAATTAACTATATTATTTCCACCTCAATGCAACTATCAAAGATAGGAGGGGGAGTTGCCATTAATTTAAGTAAGTTAAGGGGGCGAGGGGCATCAATTAAGCAAATTGACAGTACAGCATCTGGGATTTTGCCAGTTTTAAAAATACTTGAGAATGTATTTGATTATGCGGACCAACTGGGCATGAGAAGAGGGAGTGGAGCTGTGTATCTAAATATTTTTCACTATGACTTAATTGACTTCATAGACTGCAAAAAAATTAATGCAGATGAGAAATCTAGAATTCAGACATTGTCAATTGGTTTAATTGTTCCTGATAAATTTTTGCAACTAGCTACTGAAAATAAGAATTTCTTTATTTTTGAGCCGAATACTGTTTATCAAAAATATAGATTGTCTTTGCCAGATTTAGATTTCAATTATTGGTACGATATTTTAGCTAACGATGAGTCTCTCTTAAAAAAGGAGTTATCTGCCAGAGCGATTTTAACTAAGATAGCTCAAGTTCAATTTGAATCTGGATATCCATATGTGATTTTTATAGATAATGCCAATAAAAAGAATCCACTAAAAAATATAGGAAAAATCAAAATGAGCAATCTTTGTACAGAGATTTTCCAAAATCAAGAGAGTTCTACTATAGGAGACTATGGTTTAGGAGACATCATAAGAAATGATGTTTCTTGTAATCTAGCTTCTCTTAATTTAGTTAATGTCTTTGAGAATGGAAATTTAGAGGAGATAACTGACCTTTCTATGAGAGCTTTAAGTGCAGTTAGTGACTTAACTTCAATCACTAATGCTCCCAGCATTAGAAAAGCTAATGAAGAGTTTAGGTCTGTAGGTCTTGGAGTATTGAACTTTACTGGACTTTTATTGAAAAATGGCTTAGAATATGATGCTCCCGAAACTTTAGAAATTGCTAATGTATTTTTCGCAGCCTTGAATTACTATTCTTTATTAGCGAGCTCAAAATTAGCTCAGGAGAGAAAAATTAGTTTCAAAGAATTTGAAAACACAGATTACTATACAGGTGCTTATTTTGAAAAATATATTTCTAATTCTTACTTACCTAAGAGTCCAAAAGTAATAGAAATTTTTAAAAATATGAAGTTACCAACACAAGAAGATTGAGTTAATTTGAAAGATTTTGTTAAAAAGAATGGTCTTTACAATGCTTACAGATTAGCTATTGCACCAACTCAAAGCATTAGTTATTTGCAAGGGGCAACAGCTTCTATTCAACCTATAATCTCTCCAATTGAAACCAGAATGTATGGAAGTTCTATTACTTATTTTCCAATGCCATTTTTAAGTAAAGACAATTATCACCTATACAAATCTGCTTATCTTTTAGATCAAAAGAAATTAATAGATTTATCTGCAGTTATTCAAGAGCATGTTGATCAGGGAATCTCAACCGTTCTTTATGTGACTAACAACTCAACAACTAGAGATTTGGCTAAGTTGTATCTATATGCTCATCACAAGGGACTTAAGTCACTTTATTATGTGAGAACTAAAAATCTACAACCAACTGAATGTTGCTCTTGCCAAGCTTAA
- the asnS gene encoding asparagine--tRNA ligase, whose product MTKTIFCLLKDANNLDLTQTYSLLGWIRSVQKFNSIGFISLNDGSNLNGIQLIFSPEIIQEKDLSLGDAIQVTGYLQKSKGKEQEWEFRIQELEILKKSTKKYPLIPKQLSLDFLRTQQLVRHRTSIFQAVFEIRRELVQSIHTYLYEHKFFPCFAPILSTNSCEGGAELFKLNSDGSEFFKKEEVLLSVSGQFYCETISNGLGKSYSFGPTFRSEKSNSSSHLAEFWMLELEMAFANLTQLIEFIYKFFIYLIQQVLKNCRNCLKELSVRLFQEENTLIEKLENISSEKYMTLSYSEALNILGATKKLSWGYELSKEDENFLLEKLNTKVLFITKYPTEQKPFYMKNSEDGKVTHSFDMLVWGIGELAGGSEREDNLEVLNQKIKEQNLKADELEWYLQLREFGYASSAGFGLGFERLLMFFTGLKNIKDVSIFPRSYSQLSI is encoded by the coding sequence TTGACAAAAACAATTTTTTGTCTACTTAAAGATGCAAATAATTTAGACCTAACACAAACTTATTCCCTTTTAGGTTGAATTAGATCGGTTCAAAAATTCAATTCAATTGGTTTCATCTCTCTAAATGATGGGAGTAACTTAAATGGAATTCAATTGATTTTTTCTCCCGAAATAATTCAAGAAAAAGATTTAAGCCTCGGAGATGCTATTCAAGTAACTGGTTATCTGCAAAAATCCAAGGGAAAAGAACAAGAATGAGAATTCAGGATTCAGGAATTAGAAATTCTCAAAAAAAGTACTAAAAAATATCCATTAATCCCTAAGCAACTTTCTCTGGATTTCCTGAGAACTCAACAATTAGTTAGACATAGAACTTCAATCTTTCAAGCTGTATTTGAGATAAGGAGAGAATTAGTTCAATCAATTCATACCTATCTATATGAACATAAATTTTTTCCTTGTTTTGCACCAATCTTAAGTACTAACTCTTGTGAAGGGGGTGCTGAACTTTTCAAATTAAATTCTGATGGTTCAGAATTTTTTAAAAAAGAGGAGGTTCTTCTGAGTGTTAGTGGTCAATTCTATTGTGAAACTATCTCCAATGGTTTGGGGAAAAGTTATTCTTTTGGGCCAACTTTTAGATCGGAAAAATCTAATAGTAGTTCTCACTTAGCTGAATTTTGAATGCTTGAGTTAGAAATGGCTTTTGCAAATCTAACTCAATTAATCGAATTTATATATAAATTCTTTATTTACCTTATTCAACAAGTATTAAAAAACTGCAGAAATTGCTTGAAAGAATTGTCTGTTAGATTATTTCAAGAAGAAAACACTCTTATTGAAAAGTTAGAGAACATCTCCTCAGAAAAATATATGACTCTTAGTTATTCTGAAGCGTTAAATATTCTTGGTGCAACTAAAAAATTGTCTTGGGGATATGAATTGAGCAAAGAAGATGAGAACTTCCTGCTCGAAAAATTAAATACCAAAGTTTTATTTATAACCAAATATCCAACAGAACAAAAACCTTTCTATATGAAAAATTCCGAGGATGGAAAAGTTACACATTCATTTGATATGTTAGTTTGGGGGATTGGGGAGTTAGCTGGGGGATCAGAGAGGGAAGATAATCTAGAAGTTCTAAACCAAAAAATTAAGGAACAGAATCTTAAAGCTGATGAGCTGGAATGGTACCTGCAACTTAGGGAGTTTGGTTATGCTTCTTCAGCTGGATTTGGATTAGGGTTTGAAAGACTCTTAATGTTCTTTACTGGTTTAAAAAATATTAAAGATGTTTCTATATTTCCAAGATCTTATTCCCAACTATCTATTTAA